From Gemmatimonadota bacterium, a single genomic window includes:
- a CDS encoding RHS repeat-associated core domain-containing protein, with the protein VAGGEAASGGPNYAQGRLSKVEENTDADAVAEVMHRYAYDHLGNARVKQVEIEGLTGAKMAAYNHDLAGRVTRLFYPDGTQARYAYDNAGRPTRVWDANGNTLAAYTHTAAGNIGTHVVGDDVATGTYAYNPREWVTDIDYAGKFSSKLTYDLAGNITRQVYSLGGAASKTADYAYDDLYRITGFDLTGGTSRDYAYDKNGNLTSVLTGSSRLTYNYSAGSTPNRLDSTTGTGGQTYAYNPNGWMTRKGADTVRYDYRGLTTGVGSGAYLMDPDRRRVKKTVGTAVTYYLRGPGGNVLAEYSGQNLSARYVYAGSRRIARLAGDSASYYLADHLGSTRSLVDEEGTVTAAYDYWPYGKVLASSGSGATHFRFTGHERDAESGLDYMLERSYAYDVGRFLRPDPMQDARPWISPYSYVQNNPLIRVDPTGLLDWVQRSDGTIEWDEKVTSADDADLVEGETYLGRNVIVATHNRDENLVEPINTARFDLYLESNKKGPSATILGNTVPADVERYGTMAEGLYTARSQGRFKYGPNDPSIIINEGGPVPTVRGNPQNSAGDYLTEVFLHAGNPNHPRLSGWDKKGNPVNITTGCLTTCNERGSRVKHERFMNTVGRDFEGFLYLRAKP; encoded by the coding sequence GCATACGACCACCTGGGCAACGCGCGCGTCAAGCAGGTCGAAATCGAGGGCCTGACCGGCGCGAAGATGGCCGCCTATAACCACGACCTGGCAGGGCGGGTGACCCGCCTGTTCTATCCAGACGGCACCCAGGCGCGTTATGCATATGACAACGCAGGTCGCCCGACCCGCGTGTGGGATGCGAATGGCAACACGCTCGCCGCGTACACCCACACCGCTGCCGGCAACATAGGCACCCACGTCGTGGGCGACGACGTCGCCACCGGCACCTACGCCTACAACCCGCGCGAGTGGGTCACCGACATCGACTATGCGGGCAAGTTCAGTTCCAAGCTCACCTACGACCTCGCCGGCAACATCACCCGGCAGGTGTACAGCCTTGGCGGCGCCGCGTCCAAAACCGCGGACTACGCCTACGATGACCTCTACCGGATCACCGGCTTCGATCTGACCGGCGGCACAAGCCGTGACTACGCCTACGACAAAAACGGCAACCTGACGTCTGTGCTGACCGGCAGCAGCCGGCTCACCTACAACTACTCGGCTGGCTCCACGCCCAACAGGTTGGACAGTACCACGGGAACGGGAGGGCAGACCTACGCCTATAACCCGAACGGATGGATGACGCGCAAAGGCGCAGATACGGTGAGATACGACTATCGCGGGCTCACCACTGGAGTCGGCTCGGGCGCCTATCTCATGGATCCGGACCGACGGCGCGTAAAGAAGACGGTCGGGACGGCTGTCACCTACTACCTGAGAGGACCGGGCGGCAACGTCCTGGCCGAGTACTCGGGGCAGAACCTGTCGGCACGGTACGTGTACGCGGGAAGTAGGCGCATCGCCCGCTTAGCCGGAGATAGCGCCAGCTACTATCTGGCAGACCACCTGGGGAGCACAAGGAGTCTCGTGGACGAGGAAGGGACCGTCACCGCTGCCTATGACTACTGGCCCTACGGCAAGGTCCTGGCCTCGAGTGGTTCGGGAGCCACGCACTTCCGGTTCACGGGACACGAAAGAGACGCCGAGTCCGGTCTTGACTACATGCTGGAGAGGTCGTACGCTTACGATGTCGGCAGGTTCCTGCGGCCCGATCCCATGCAGGATGCAAGACCATGGATCTCGCCGTACAGTTATGTTCAGAACAACCCGCTCATAAGAGTTGATCCAACAGGTCTATTGGACTGGGTCCAAAGATCAGATGGTACTATTGAATGGGATGAGAAGGTTACGAGTGCGGACGATGCGGACCTTGTTGAAGGTGAGACCTATTTGGGACGAAACGTGATTGTAGCAACTCACAACAGGGATGAAAACCTGGTTGAACCGATTAATACAGCCAGGTTCGATCTCTACCTTGAATCTAACAAGAAAGGTCCTTCGGCAACCATTTTGGGGAACACGGTTCCGGCTGATGTTGAACGGTATGGTACGATGGCCGAAGGACTGTATACAGCTAGATCCCAAGGTAGGTTCAAATACGGTCCGAATGATCCTTCGATCATAATAAACGAAGGTGGCCCGGTACCGACAGTCCGAGGAAACCCACAGAACTCCGCCGGAGACTATCTGACGGAAGTATTCCTTCATGCGGGAAATCCCAATCACCCAAGACTTTCAGGTTGGGATAAAAAAGGGAATCCAGTTAACATAACAACGGGGTGTCTGACGACTTGTAACGAACGCGGTTCGAGAGTGAAACACGAGCGGTTTATGAATACAGTTGGCAGGGATTTCGAAGGATTCCTGTACCTGAGAGCCAAACCATAA
- a CDS encoding polymorphic toxin type 24 domain-containing protein — MTVDDEKGVATTRVYDAYSCMSHVIADSAGTSAGTRNNRTSYAYDALDRLISTTMPGGGTTRYAYDTLGRMTSRHHPDADGATLYKYDDLGRMRFSQDARQRAAGSSNASRKITYTVYDDFGRVTRVGEAAADFSRLDPERSYAFERDATTWRSRMTYDGGDLVAGDPVAGNGTASGGPNYAQGRLTRAQENTDADAAAEVVHRYAYDHLGNVRVKQVEIEGLADTKTLEYVYDLAGRITGIIYPDGAQARYAYDGAGRISRVGDVNGNTLAAYSHTAAGNIATHIVGQGEDDTNADGVVIGTYTYNPREWVTEIDYVGKFSSELTYDFAGNVTSQEYSHGGAASKTADYAYDDLYRITGFDLTGGTGRDYAYDRSGNLTSMVTGNSRLTYNYSGTSTPNRVDSTAVAGATTTYAYNPNGWMTGRGTNALTYDYRGLTTGYGSARYLMDSDRRRVKKTVGTATTYYLRGPGGNVLAEYSGQTLSARYVYAGSRRIVRIGENSASYYLADHLGSTRSLVDGEGAVTAAYDYWPYGKVLASSGTGATHFRFTGHERDAESGLDYMLARSYAYDVGRFLRPDPMQDEYPGISPYAYANNNPLKYLDPDGELAWNILTRGLKIANRAYDAAKKGKSLFKKDTWKDIGTDEIVSFVDNVSILADGVWDANDVFAVIDLATGLGDQAKAASRALRSTRSGGRQKNYFIRDIEAGGNPHTRFRRNPETGRIEHYQTFDSTGSAGGNKRFRGTGPEHSGVDPPLILEPKPRHPGGNPNRSRPARPDETPQGN, encoded by the coding sequence GTGACCGTCGATGACGAAAAGGGCGTAGCCACCACCAGGGTCTACGACGCCTACAGCTGCATGAGCCACGTCATCGCCGACTCGGCGGGCACGAGCGCCGGCACCCGGAACAACAGGACGTCCTACGCTTACGACGCCCTGGACCGGCTTATCTCCACCACCATGCCGGGCGGCGGCACCACGCGCTACGCCTACGACACCCTGGGCCGCATGACCAGCAGGCACCATCCCGACGCCGACGGCGCCACGCTGTACAAGTACGACGACCTGGGACGTATGCGCTTCTCGCAGGATGCGCGGCAACGCGCCGCCGGCAGCAGTAACGCCTCACGGAAAATCACCTACACCGTCTACGACGACTTCGGGCGCGTGACCCGCGTGGGCGAGGCGGCCGCCGACTTCTCACGTCTCGATCCGGAGCGGTCCTACGCCTTCGAGCGCGACGCTACTACGTGGCGCAGCCGCATGACCTACGACGGCGGCGACCTTGTCGCGGGCGACCCTGTCGCGGGCAACGGAACCGCCTCTGGCGGCCCCAACTACGCCCAGGGACGGCTGACCAGGGCCCAGGAGAACACCGACGCAGACGCGGCCGCCGAGGTCGTGCACCGCTACGCCTACGACCACCTGGGCAACGTGCGCGTCAAGCAGGTAGAAATCGAGGGTCTCGCCGACACGAAGACGCTGGAATATGTCTACGACCTCGCCGGAAGGATCACCGGAATCATCTATCCCGACGGCGCGCAGGCGCGCTACGCCTACGACGGCGCAGGACGGATCAGCCGCGTGGGGGATGTGAATGGCAACACGCTCGCAGCGTACTCCCACACCGCCGCGGGCAATATCGCCACCCACATCGTGGGTCAGGGCGAGGATGACACCAATGCAGACGGCGTCGTCATCGGCACCTACACCTACAACCCGCGCGAATGGGTCACCGAAATCGACTATGTGGGCAAGTTCAGTTCCGAGCTCACCTACGACTTCGCCGGCAATGTCACCAGCCAGGAGTACAGCCATGGCGGCGCCGCGTCCAAAACCGCGGACTACGCCTACGATGACCTCTACCGGATCACCGGCTTCGATCTGACCGGCGGCACAGGCCGGGACTACGCCTACGACCGAAGCGGCAACCTGACGTCCATGGTCACGGGCAACAGCCGGCTCACCTACAACTACTCAGGTACCTCCACGCCCAACAGAGTAGACAGCACCGCCGTGGCAGGCGCGACCACAACGTACGCCTACAACCCGAACGGGTGGATGACGGGAAGGGGTACGAACGCGCTGACCTACGACTACCGGGGACTCACCACCGGATACGGCAGCGCGCGGTATCTCATGGACTCGGACCGACGGCGCGTGAAGAAGACCGTCGGGACGGCCACGACGTACTATCTGAGAGGCCCTGGTGGCAATGTCCTGGCCGAATACTCGGGACAGACGCTTTCGGCAAGGTACGTATACGCCGGCAGCAGGCGCATCGTCCGAATAGGAGAGAATAGCGCCAGCTACTACCTGGCCGACCACCTGGGGAGCACCCGGAGCCTGGTCGACGGGGAAGGCGCCGTCACCGCCGCCTACGACTACTGGCCCTACGGTAAGGTCCTCGCTTCGAGTGGCACGGGCGCCACGCACTTCAGGTTCACCGGCCACGAGCGGGACGCCGAGTCCGGCCTTGACTACATGCTCGCAAGGTCGTACGCTTACGATGTCGGCAGGTTCCTCAGACCTGATCCCATGCAGGACGAGTATCCGGGGATCAGCCCGTACGCCTATGCCAATAACAATCCGCTCAAGTATTTGGATCCGGATGGCGAGCTTGCATGGAACATCCTCACTAGAGGTTTAAAGATTGCCAACCGAGCGTACGACGCTGCCAAGAAAGGCAAGTCGCTATTTAAGAAGGATACATGGAAAGATATAGGTACAGATGAAATAGTAAGTTTCGTAGACAACGTCTCGATCTTAGCAGACGGCGTTTGGGATGCCAATGATGTCTTTGCAGTTATTGATCTCGCAACGGGGTTAGGAGATCAGGCTAAAGCTGCAAGCAGAGCACTTAGATCCACGAGGTCTGGAGGTCGCCAGAAGAACTATTTCATAAGGGACATTGAGGCGGGTGGTAACCCTCATACCCGTTTTCGGAGAAACCCAGAGACCGGCCGAATAGAGCACTACCAGACTTTTGATAGTACAGGAAGTGCAGGCGGTAACAAGCGATTCCGCGGCACTGGTCCTGAACATTCAGGCGTGGATCCGCCATTGATCCTTGAACCTAAGCCACGCCATCCTGGCGGCAACCCAAATAGATCAAGGCCAGCGAGGCCTGATGAAACTCCTCA